The segment catccatccatccatccgtcCGTCCAGCTGGAGCCTTTCAGGGCATACCACTAGTTTAGGTACGAGCCCAAACCAACTGTCTGCTCCTCTTGGTCACAATCCCTACAGGGGGTTGTTTCTAGTTGCTCAGTTGACGCAGGTGCTATCATTTCTTAAACTGAGCACAGCCTGGGGCAGCTTTCCTGCATCCAGTACCTGGCCTGCCTCAGCCTGCTGACAGACCTTACTGTCTGTGGCAGTGCTACACGTGAATGTATCAAAGTCCACCGTTATGTCTTGAACGTTTCTTTCATTGGCATTGTCAAAGCTATTTTTACCATGTAGCTGCTTAAGATGTTTCCTCAGAACGGGTTTATGCGCAAAAACCATGTCACAGTAGTTACACTTATGGGGCTTGTCCCCACTGTGCAGGTTGAGGTGGTCCTGTAAGGAACACTTCTGAGAGAATGTTTTCCCACAGATCTTACATTGGAACGGCTTGATGCCTGCGTGCACTCTCATGTGCCGATGGAGATTGCCTTTCTGAGTGAATGTCTTGCCACAGAGAAGACACATAAATAGTTTATGCATCTTTAAGTGATTAGCATAGTTTTCCAGATGCCGAAATACTCTTGTGCACTTTGGACACTGATGATGCCACTGAAGGCCTTTTTCTGTACCTCGGTTGTTTGTCCCCAACATATCTTTAGAGGCCAGAATGATGTTATCACTGCCAGCATAGGAAAGGGCATAGCTGTGGACATGGTTTTGTTCAATTTCACTTGCTCTGTTTTCAACAGTGGAGTTAATAAGAAAGTGTTGAGGCTCTGAGGAATGCAGTGCAGTTTGttcagaagaaataaactgGTTCTGATCCTTCTTATTTCTAACTTCTGTTACCTCCCCGATGGACTCCACCTTGATGATCTGAATGTCACTGTCCTCCATGTCCATACTGTCCTCTGAAGGCTGAATACAAGGTGAATCTTGCTGCAGAGAGTCGTTGTCTCCTTGGTGTTCCTTTGGCTCGGAGGAGTCACTTTGCTGCTCACACTCCTTGCTCTCCAGCGGCTGCTTCGGTTTGATGAACTTGCAGAGGGCCTGTGTGCATCGCTCCACGATGTGGCTCATCTGCAGGAAGCTTGCAGCAGTCAAGTAGTTTACCAGTTCCATCTCAGGAAACTCCAGAACGCCGCTGTAGCAGGACAAAAGCAGCTGCCTCCCCACCTCTGAACTCTGCAGGATAGAGATTTTTACGTCTCTGGAGTCGTTCAGTAAGAACTGATCTCTTAGAAAAGGAGAGCCAGCAGCAAAGACAATTTTATGCCCATGAACTTCAATGTCATCTATATGGACCACGACATcacaaaacctgttttcttccctcagtTCGTTCATCTTCTGTAACATCGAATCCCCATAATTGTCAAACTTGAAGTGAAGAATATCTGACCTTTCTGACATTTTGGCACACCTAAggaaaagggcaagaaaaaaaacacaagtgagaacttttttgttttctgtaatgcAAGTTAGAAGCTTCTAAAGCAGTAACTTAACGTGGGCGTTTAATCAAATTCTATGTTTTATCCTAGATAAATACAAGTCTTTTACAAATTAAaactaacaacaaaacaaattgaCACCTCACCTTACAgtatctttaattttttataagtTAATGCAGCTTGAATATAAAGGAGAAGTGGTATGACAGAAATTCTCCTGAAGAAATATCCTAAAGAGTTAAGATATCTTCCATACTACTTGTCTGGAATTTAAAGGGAAAccactgcagtatttttagcAGCCTTAGCTCTTGTTGCACTTTACTTCCACATTAAAACCCCTCAGAGATTTTGTCTTTACCAAGCAACAATGAAGTTCCTGTAGCTTCTGCTGCTCAATTTCCCTTAATGCCCAAATAGCTTTCACAACAAATGAATTCAAGGTGAGACAGAACCTGGCACTAGCCAGACATACAAACATCCCCCTCAACCATCTGCATCAATCATATACTGCTAGTAAGTTACAGTCTAAGAACAGTGGCTACAGTTCCTCTAGGACACTTCACAAGTTGCAGGAATATTGATATAGCACAAGTTGTCTCAACAGGAGCTGGAATTTAGTCTTTTAGCAGGAAGGACTAGGCAAGCTCTGCCATATCTGCAGCACTAGGTTTAATGCATAATTTTACACCGTCCTtcaagttgtt is part of the Apus apus isolate bApuApu2 chromosome 19, bApuApu2.pri.cur, whole genome shotgun sequence genome and harbors:
- the ZBTB26 gene encoding zinc finger and BTB domain-containing protein 26 isoform X1, whose translation is MRFRVAVPGCGGGCRSRRTGGARAVAPERAAATAPTAGPVRRAARPGRGRGGARGRPGGAEAARPQTRAAAHGASSPLSRSVARDRGGRCVRSGPGCQRGDAARRDRCAKMSERSDILHFKFDNYGDSMLQKMNELREENRFCDVVVHIDDIEVHGHKIVFAAGSPFLRDQFLLNDSRDVKISILQSSEVGRQLLLSCYSGVLEFPEMELVNYLTAASFLQMSHIVERCTQALCKFIKPKQPLESKECEQQSDSSEPKEHQGDNDSLQQDSPCIQPSEDSMDMEDSDIQIIKVESIGEVTEVRNKKDQNQFISSEQTALHSSEPQHFLINSTVENRASEIEQNHVHSYALSYAGSDNIILASKDMLGTNNRGTEKGLQWHHQCPKCTRVFRHLENYANHLKMHKLFMCLLCGKTFTQKGNLHRHMRVHAGIKPFQCKICGKTFSQKCSLQDHLNLHSGDKPHKCNYCDMVFAHKPVLRKHLKQLHGKNSFDNANERNVQDITVDFDTFTCSTATDSKVCQQAEAGQVLDAGKLPQAVLSLRNDSTCVN
- the ZBTB26 gene encoding zinc finger and BTB domain-containing protein 26 isoform X2, which codes for MSERSDILHFKFDNYGDSMLQKMNELREENRFCDVVVHIDDIEVHGHKIVFAAGSPFLRDQFLLNDSRDVKISILQSSEVGRQLLLSCYSGVLEFPEMELVNYLTAASFLQMSHIVERCTQALCKFIKPKQPLESKECEQQSDSSEPKEHQGDNDSLQQDSPCIQPSEDSMDMEDSDIQIIKVESIGEVTEVRNKKDQNQFISSEQTALHSSEPQHFLINSTVENRASEIEQNHVHSYALSYAGSDNIILASKDMLGTNNRGTEKGLQWHHQCPKCTRVFRHLENYANHLKMHKLFMCLLCGKTFTQKGNLHRHMRVHAGIKPFQCKICGKTFSQKCSLQDHLNLHSGDKPHKCNYCDMVFAHKPVLRKHLKQLHGKNSFDNANERNVQDITVDFDTFTCSTATDSKVCQQAEAGQVLDAGKLPQAVLSLRNDSTCVN